In Fundidesulfovibrio terrae, a genomic segment contains:
- the hisF gene encoding imidazole glycerol phosphate synthase subunit HisF, translating into MLSKRVIPCLDVRDGRLTKGVKFLENVDIGDPVETAKAYYEQGADEIVFYDITASSEGRGIMLKVVEKVASQIFIPFSVGGGISTVDDMRAVLLAGAEKVSVNSAAVKNPDIISQGAAAFGAQCVVVGMDVLKVGVSEQIPSGYEIVIHGGRKKMGLDAIEWAKTAEALGAGELCVNSIDADGTKAGYELTLTRMISEAVTIPVIASGGAGSPRHMLDALTEGKASAALIASIVHYGEYTIADLKKYLSDGGVKMRTVW; encoded by the coding sequence ATGCTCAGTAAGCGCGTCATCCCCTGCCTGGACGTCCGCGACGGCCGCCTGACCAAAGGCGTGAAATTCCTCGAAAACGTGGACATCGGCGACCCCGTCGAGACTGCCAAGGCCTACTACGAGCAAGGTGCGGACGAGATCGTCTTCTACGACATCACCGCCTCCTCCGAGGGCCGGGGCATCATGCTCAAGGTGGTGGAGAAGGTCGCTTCCCAGATATTCATCCCCTTCTCCGTGGGCGGGGGCATCTCCACCGTGGACGACATGCGCGCGGTGCTCCTGGCCGGGGCCGAGAAAGTCTCGGTGAACTCCGCCGCAGTCAAGAACCCGGACATCATTAGCCAAGGCGCGGCCGCGTTCGGCGCGCAGTGCGTGGTGGTGGGCATGGACGTGCTCAAGGTGGGCGTGAGCGAGCAGATTCCCTCGGGCTACGAGATCGTCATCCACGGCGGGCGCAAGAAGATGGGCCTGGACGCCATCGAATGGGCCAAGACCGCCGAGGCTCTGGGAGCAGGCGAACTCTGCGTGAACTCCATCGACGCCGACGGCACCAAGGCCGGCTACGAGCTGACGCTGACCCGCATGATCAGCGAGGCCGTGACCATCCCGGTGATCGCCTCGGGCGGCGCGGGATCGCCCAGGCACATGCTGGACGCCCTCACCGAAGGCAAGGCCAGCGCGGCGCTCATCGCCTCCATCGTGCACTACGGCGAGTACACCATTGCAGACCTCAAGAAGTACCTGAGCGACGGCGGCGTGAAGATGCGCACAGTCTGGTAG
- a CDS encoding indolepyruvate oxidoreductase subunit beta — MQRTRIFFTGVGGQGTLTATKLVSLTALDEGLPVTSGEIHGMAQRGGVVESTVLIGYLSPKITHGEADVLLGFELLETLRALCYVKPGGKLLSNSEALPPLSVATGKADYPSLESVRAKAQAVASQAWFLPCRTLAEKAGSAQSANTVLLGAACAAHALPFGMEALERSVRKYLKPALAEINLKALALGAEAVRG, encoded by the coding sequence ATGCAGCGCACGCGTATATTCTTCACCGGAGTGGGCGGACAGGGCACCCTGACCGCCACCAAGCTCGTCTCGCTCACCGCCCTGGACGAGGGCCTGCCCGTCACCTCGGGCGAGATCCACGGCATGGCCCAGCGCGGGGGCGTGGTGGAATCCACGGTGCTCATCGGCTACCTGAGCCCCAAGATCACCCACGGCGAGGCCGACGTGCTCCTGGGATTCGAACTCCTGGAGACCCTGCGGGCCCTGTGCTACGTGAAGCCCGGCGGCAAGCTCTTGAGCAATTCCGAGGCCCTGCCTCCCCTGTCGGTGGCCACGGGCAAGGCGGACTATCCCTCGCTGGAGTCGGTACGGGCCAAGGCCCAGGCCGTGGCCTCCCAGGCGTGGTTCCTGCCCTGCCGCACCCTGGCCGAAAAGGCCGGATCGGCCCAGAGCGCCAACACGGTGCTTCTCGGAGCGGCCTGCGCTGCTCACGCCCTGCCGTTTGGCATGGAGGCCCTGGAACGTTCGGTGCGCAAATACCTGAAGCCCGCCCTGGCCGAGATCAACCTCAAGGCCCTGGCCCTGGGGGCCGAGGCCGTCCGCGGCTGA
- a CDS encoding hemerythrin domain-containing protein, which translates to MENRWIDRRSALRLGLCAGAGLLPLGVAANARAAKKPGKKNEEVSATEDLMREHGALVRLLLIYRESANRLKAGGDLRVKALEQAAGIIRRFVEGYHEKIEERFVFPRFEKSPDLGELVRVLKVQHDMGRKVTDRILALVKTDLGADGRTEAAQLIASFERMYYPHLAWEDTILFPAYHASMSEKEFDKMGDRFEDMEHETLGAGGFESTLADIAGLEKELGIYDISRFTPRE; encoded by the coding sequence ATGGAAAACAGATGGATCGACAGAAGAAGCGCGTTGCGCCTGGGGCTTTGCGCCGGGGCGGGGCTCCTCCCCCTGGGGGTTGCCGCGAATGCCCGGGCCGCGAAAAAGCCCGGGAAGAAAAACGAGGAGGTTTCGGCCACCGAGGACTTGATGCGCGAACACGGAGCGCTTGTCAGGCTCCTGCTCATCTACCGGGAATCGGCAAACCGGCTCAAGGCAGGGGGGGATTTACGCGTGAAGGCCCTGGAACAGGCGGCCGGGATCATCCGCCGGTTCGTGGAGGGCTATCACGAGAAAATCGAGGAGCGGTTCGTCTTTCCCCGCTTCGAAAAGTCGCCGGACCTGGGGGAGTTGGTCCGGGTGCTCAAGGTTCAGCACGACATGGGACGCAAGGTGACCGACCGCATCCTGGCGTTGGTTAAAACGGACCTCGGCGCGGACGGGCGCACGGAAGCAGCCCAGCTGATCGCGTCCTTCGAACGCATGTATTACCCGCACCTGGCCTGGGAGGACACTATTCTCTTCCCGGCCTACCACGCGTCGATGTCCGAAAAGGAATTCGACAAGATGGGCGACCGCTTCGAGGATATGGAACACGAGACCCTGGGCGCCGGCGGTTTCGAGAGCACCCTGGCGGATATCGCGGGCCTTGAAAAGGAACTGGGGATTTACGACATTTCCCGGTTCACGCCCAGGGAATGA
- a CDS encoding type 1 glutamine amidotransferase domain-containing protein: MKILMVITSNGELGDTGRRTGVWLEELAAPYYVFRDAGASVTLASPKGGRPPVDPGSETLETLTDACRRFQLDALALAALSGTVRLADVSAADFDAVFYPGGHGPLWDLAEDDDSISIIETMFAAGKPVGAVCHGPAVLRHARKYDGTPLVLGISVTGFTNAEEKAVGLDGVVPFSLEDELRAKGGRFENAGLFQPHAVADRNLVTGQNPASSEAAARKLLALLGKPS; the protein is encoded by the coding sequence ATGAAAATACTCATGGTGATCACATCCAACGGCGAGTTGGGGGATACGGGCCGCAGGACCGGGGTCTGGCTGGAGGAGCTGGCCGCGCCCTACTACGTGTTCAGGGACGCCGGGGCGAGCGTGACTCTGGCCTCGCCCAAGGGCGGGCGGCCTCCCGTGGACCCGGGCAGCGAGACCCTCGAGACGCTCACGGATGCGTGCAGGCGGTTCCAACTGGACGCGTTGGCCCTGGCGGCCTTGTCCGGCACAGTGAGGCTCGCGGACGTGTCCGCGGCTGACTTCGACGCGGTGTTCTATCCCGGCGGGCACGGCCCCCTGTGGGACTTGGCCGAGGACGACGATTCCATCTCGATCATCGAGACCATGTTCGCGGCTGGCAAGCCAGTTGGAGCTGTGTGCCACGGCCCGGCCGTGCTGCGCCACGCCAGGAAATACGACGGCACGCCCCTGGTGTTGGGGATTTCCGTGACGGGCTTCACCAACGCCGAGGAAAAGGCCGTGGGGCTGGACGGCGTGGTGCCGTTCTCCCTGGAGGACGAGCTGCGGGCCAAGGGAGGCCGCTTCGAGAACGCCGGGCTTTTCCAGCCGCACGCCGTTGCGGACAGGAACCTGGTCACGGGGCAGAATCCGGCCTCGTCCGAGGCGGCTGCCCGCAAGCTGCTGGCGCTCCTCGGAAAGCCTTCCTGA
- a CDS encoding Smr/MutS family protein, whose protein sequence is MSKKDDFNNPFDQLKGLKLKKLKPAAPAPAPKPAKAAEQAPADEEDLFARAMSGVDRMGKAATGRQVAAQVRPAQPVASDPDAEARAMLQDLVSGKVEFELEYTDEYVQGFVKGTDQKIFRQLKAGQYSPEAHLDLHGLNAEQAYESLLVFTREKYMQGKRCLLLIPGRGINSPGGMPVLKEELKSWLTRDPLKRVVLAFCTAQPRHGGAGALYVLLRQRKKTEGKIKWENLWGDD, encoded by the coding sequence ATGTCCAAGAAAGACGACTTCAACAATCCCTTCGACCAGCTCAAAGGCTTGAAGCTCAAGAAGCTGAAGCCCGCCGCCCCGGCCCCTGCGCCCAAACCAGCCAAGGCCGCCGAACAGGCCCCGGCCGACGAGGAGGACCTGTTCGCCAGGGCCATGTCCGGCGTCGACCGCATGGGCAAGGCCGCAACCGGCAGGCAGGTGGCCGCCCAGGTGCGGCCGGCGCAGCCGGTGGCGTCCGATCCGGATGCCGAGGCCCGGGCCATGCTGCAGGACCTGGTGTCCGGCAAGGTGGAGTTCGAGTTGGAGTACACGGACGAATACGTGCAGGGATTCGTCAAGGGAACGGACCAGAAGATTTTTCGCCAGCTCAAGGCCGGGCAGTATAGCCCGGAGGCGCACCTGGACCTGCACGGCCTCAACGCCGAGCAGGCTTACGAGTCGCTGCTCGTGTTCACGCGGGAGAAATACATGCAGGGCAAGCGCTGCCTGCTGCTTATCCCCGGCCGGGGCATCAACTCGCCGGGCGGCATGCCGGTGCTGAAGGAAGAGCTGAAAAGCTGGCTCACGCGCGATCCCCTGAAAAGGGTGGTGCTGGCCTTCTGCACTGCCCAGCCGCGCCACGGCGGGGCCGGAGCGCTCTACGTGCTGCTTAGGCAGCGCAAGAAGACCGAAGGCAAGATCAAGTGGGAGAACCTGTGGGGGGACGATTGA
- a CDS encoding sigma 54-interacting transcriptional regulator, with translation MNVFSSGESLSQKFLTALRALLDESVPSRSARDCLDAMLARMVEVMGYHRVYLELLDVPLKNLRLSLSRGRETFFNAPQGPGPIATGQTLGTRQSVIIDNMADHPDFYGRPAQELENLAFICVPVLVAGQRYTGQQIAMGALCADVPKAPPIFLEHQRDFMMAAGGVFAIAAERLRDELVKPKSKSRAEHEPGAEAHVKHKVVAVSKSMRLVLRQIDQAAQNDSAVLLRGEEGTGKEFLAKTLHAQSSRRKRAFQRLVCSAEAPEGIYRALFGIQKGDASKSTQSKRGALELAQGGTLYVEDVEEMTMEAQQELLRFLQDGTAHRYGSDQPMALDVRIIASSRANLEDLVSSGDFLEDLYYALSVIPIYVPPLRDRAGDVLPLAEYFLEEFAKLEGREFKRISTPAIDLISQYHWPDNVRELYSCMERAFEQSEDGVIRAYHLPPTLQTAESSNTEATLSFGEAVDQFEKELLIEALKKAKGNMFQAAKDLRESYRIINYKVKKHSIDPKRFTPGKKR, from the coding sequence ATGAACGTCTTCTCATCCGGCGAGAGCCTTTCCCAGAAGTTCCTCACGGCCCTGCGCGCCCTGTTGGACGAGTCGGTGCCCTCGCGTTCCGCGCGTGACTGCCTGGACGCCATGCTGGCCCGCATGGTGGAGGTCATGGGCTATCACCGGGTCTACCTGGAACTTCTGGACGTGCCGCTGAAGAACCTGCGCCTGTCGCTGTCGCGCGGCCGGGAGACCTTCTTCAACGCGCCCCAGGGGCCGGGTCCCATCGCCACGGGCCAGACCCTGGGCACGCGGCAAAGCGTCATCATCGACAACATGGCCGACCATCCGGACTTCTACGGCCGCCCGGCCCAGGAGCTGGAAAACCTGGCCTTCATCTGCGTGCCCGTGCTGGTGGCCGGACAGCGCTACACGGGCCAGCAGATCGCCATGGGGGCGCTGTGCGCCGACGTGCCCAAGGCCCCGCCCATATTCCTTGAGCACCAGCGGGACTTCATGATGGCCGCTGGGGGCGTCTTCGCCATCGCGGCAGAGCGCCTGCGCGACGAACTGGTCAAACCCAAGTCCAAGTCCCGCGCCGAGCACGAACCCGGGGCCGAGGCCCACGTCAAGCACAAGGTGGTGGCGGTCTCCAAGAGCATGCGCCTGGTGCTCCGGCAGATCGACCAGGCCGCCCAGAACGACTCGGCGGTGCTTTTGCGCGGCGAGGAAGGCACGGGCAAGGAATTCCTGGCCAAGACCCTGCACGCCCAGAGCTCCCGGCGCAAGCGCGCCTTCCAGCGCCTGGTCTGTTCGGCCGAGGCGCCGGAGGGCATCTACCGCGCCCTGTTCGGCATCCAGAAGGGCGACGCCTCCAAGTCCACCCAGTCCAAGCGCGGCGCGCTGGAGCTGGCCCAGGGCGGCACCCTCTACGTGGAAGACGTTGAGGAAATGACCATGGAGGCCCAGCAGGAGCTTCTGCGCTTCCTGCAGGACGGCACCGCACACCGCTACGGCTCGGACCAGCCCATGGCCCTGGACGTGCGGATCATCGCCTCCAGCCGGGCCAACCTGGAAGACCTGGTCAGCAGCGGCGACTTCCTGGAGGACCTCTACTACGCCCTCTCGGTGATCCCCATCTACGTGCCGCCCCTGCGCGACCGCGCGGGCGACGTGCTGCCCCTGGCCGAATACTTCCTGGAGGAGTTCGCCAAGCTGGAAGGCCGGGAGTTCAAGCGCATCTCCACTCCGGCCATCGACCTCATCAGTCAGTACCACTGGCCCGACAACGTGCGCGAGCTTTACTCCTGCATGGAGCGGGCCTTCGAGCAGTCCGAGGACGGGGTCATCCGGGCCTACCACCTGCCCCCCACCCTCCAGACCGCCGAGAGCTCCAACACCGAGGCCACCCTGTCCTTCGGCGAGGCCGTGGACCAGTTCGAGAAGGAACTGCTCATCGAGGCCCTGAAAAAGGCCAAGGGCAACATGTTCCAGGCCGCCAAGGACCTGCGCGAGAGCTACCGCATCATCAACTACAAGGTGAAGAAGCACTCCATCGACCCCAAGCGGTTCACGCCGGGCAAGAAGCGCTAG
- a CDS encoding saposin domain-containing protein, with protein MKKWILAAMIVACTAGQAPAQSGSYMECTACQLVLGLVDASAGDGQNIAVDASKQCALLPPGDRAACEKFYAEMGPKFIKALKARRAKGESLESICRAMAYCQ; from the coding sequence ATGAAGAAATGGATTCTGGCGGCGATGATCGTCGCCTGCACGGCGGGGCAGGCCCCGGCCCAGTCTGGCAGCTACATGGAATGCACGGCCTGCCAGCTCGTTCTCGGGCTGGTGGACGCTTCCGCCGGGGACGGGCAGAACATCGCGGTGGACGCGAGCAAGCAGTGCGCCCTTCTGCCCCCCGGGGACAGGGCGGCCTGCGAAAAGTTCTACGCCGAGATGGGCCCCAAGTTCATCAAGGCTCTCAAGGCCCGCCGGGCCAAGGGCGAAAGCCTGGAGAGCATCTGCCGGGCCATGGCCTACTGCCAATAG
- a CDS encoding motility associated factor glycosyltransferase family protein → MGRMNLHQFLTANLEALAAAKEPVASWLASGVADIEGALERVFVNAMGLLDWRMDDGSGVIEKSPILPVLYDEWRKIDTPERDATVIVGVNLGYGLNHVLTGTPDSHKVLVIEPRPDVLLACLGQTDYRPFIQAGKLRFVVPSHDQVEAAVQRLDLNLVYGSIHLRNDLPSQQIGPEYAQMTHLTRGKLENFSVELATLRLKQEVMVGNELQNYSDAMNHGSLLPLKGTAQGVTAVILGAGPSLADNGPLLAKRPGHALYASALQTLPAMERVGLKPDFCLAIDFRDEMMRLYDNIQDMSWLENLPLIYSTKMDPGVVRRYPGPKIPLWTMGGLGTYVFQEHELVLDAGGNVGVTLARFLSWCGVSRIVLAGQDFSWPGDRTHAPGHHAHQNVQSFDPNRDVQFTNLWGQTIYSNVGYLSAKRDLEKDLRKAQVPIYNIYGGGAEIEGSTVVDVEECHQRGLLASQPGAKERFLDAIRRVNQPRTRPVYQARHNTWNQSLRQATKHFEKFMKKPGKHQLDIKNLLNRVLQFLKQDPLYLPYLYNEVMDMASMVHCRAKYAPTDMKEYRDILKRALNKVKEMDGVMGPAGLEKKEAAA, encoded by the coding sequence ATGGGGCGCATGAACCTGCACCAATTCCTCACCGCCAACCTGGAAGCCCTGGCTGCCGCCAAGGAACCCGTGGCCTCCTGGCTGGCATCCGGCGTCGCGGACATCGAAGGCGCACTCGAGCGCGTCTTCGTCAATGCCATGGGACTTCTCGACTGGCGCATGGATGACGGTTCCGGCGTCATCGAGAAAAGCCCGATCCTGCCGGTGCTCTACGACGAGTGGCGCAAGATCGACACCCCTGAGCGCGACGCCACGGTCATCGTGGGCGTGAACCTGGGCTACGGGCTCAACCACGTGCTCACCGGCACGCCCGACTCCCACAAGGTGCTGGTCATCGAGCCCAGGCCCGACGTGCTTCTGGCCTGCCTCGGCCAGACCGACTACCGCCCCTTCATCCAGGCCGGAAAGCTCCGTTTCGTGGTGCCAAGCCACGACCAGGTGGAAGCGGCCGTCCAGCGCCTGGACCTGAACCTCGTCTACGGCAGCATCCACCTGCGAAACGACCTGCCCTCACAGCAGATCGGGCCCGAATACGCCCAGATGACCCACCTCACCCGGGGCAAGCTGGAAAACTTTTCCGTGGAGTTGGCCACCCTGCGCCTCAAGCAGGAGGTCATGGTCGGCAACGAATTGCAAAACTACTCCGACGCCATGAATCACGGCAGCCTCCTGCCGCTCAAGGGCACGGCCCAGGGCGTCACGGCGGTGATCCTCGGCGCGGGGCCGTCCTTGGCCGACAACGGGCCGCTTTTGGCCAAGCGTCCGGGACACGCCCTCTACGCCTCGGCCCTGCAGACCCTGCCCGCCATGGAGCGCGTGGGGCTCAAGCCCGACTTCTGCCTGGCCATCGACTTCCGTGACGAGATGATGCGCCTCTACGACAACATCCAGGACATGTCCTGGCTTGAAAACCTGCCGCTGATCTATTCCACCAAGATGGACCCGGGTGTGGTCAGGCGCTATCCTGGCCCCAAGATCCCGCTCTGGACCATGGGCGGACTCGGCACCTACGTGTTCCAGGAGCACGAACTGGTGCTGGACGCGGGCGGCAACGTGGGCGTCACCCTGGCGAGGTTCCTCTCCTGGTGCGGCGTGAGCCGCATCGTGCTGGCGGGGCAGGACTTCTCCTGGCCCGGCGACAGAACCCACGCCCCCGGCCACCACGCCCACCAGAACGTGCAGAGCTTCGATCCCAACCGGGACGTGCAGTTCACCAACCTCTGGGGACAGACCATCTATTCCAACGTGGGCTACCTCTCGGCCAAGCGCGACCTGGAAAAGGACCTCCGCAAGGCCCAGGTGCCCATCTACAACATCTACGGCGGCGGCGCGGAGATCGAGGGCAGCACGGTGGTGGACGTCGAGGAATGCCACCAGCGCGGCCTGCTGGCCTCCCAGCCCGGGGCCAAGGAGCGCTTCCTGGACGCCATCCGCCGGGTGAACCAGCCCCGCACGCGGCCGGTGTACCAGGCGCGCCACAACACCTGGAACCAGTCGCTGCGCCAGGCCACCAAGCATTTCGAGAAGTTCATGAAAAAGCCCGGCAAGCACCAGCTCGACATCAAGAACCTGCTGAACAGGGTGCTGCAGTTCCTCAAGCAGGACCCGCTCTACCTGCCCTACCTCTACAACGAGGTCATGGACATGGCGTCCATGGTGCACTGCCGCGCCAAGTATGCGCCAACGGACATGAAGGAGTACCGCGACATCCTCAAGCGCGCGCTTAACAAGGTGAAGGAGATGGACGGGGTGATGGGGCCGGCGGGCCTGGAAAAGAAGGAAGCGGCTGCGTGA
- the hisH gene encoding imidazole glycerol phosphate synthase subunit HisH, which produces MLAILDYKAGNQTSVRRALDNLGIPCQITADPGVLLKASGVIFPGVGAAGQAMDELTSTGLDNVLRKIVDSGKPLLGICVGCQILLDYSEENDTQALGIVPGACAMFNRALTEEDGEPIRVPHMGWNKIKLAKPCELFEGVDADSEFYFVHSYYPVPKAEFVLGTTFYGMEFCSVHGRPGLWAVQFHPEKSGRPGLTLLANFAKYCGEASNAQ; this is translated from the coding sequence ATGCTCGCCATTCTCGACTATAAGGCCGGCAACCAGACGTCCGTCCGCCGCGCCCTGGACAACCTCGGCATCCCCTGCCAGATCACCGCCGACCCCGGCGTCCTGCTCAAGGCTTCCGGCGTGATCTTCCCCGGCGTGGGCGCAGCCGGCCAGGCCATGGACGAACTCACCAGCACCGGCCTGGACAACGTGCTGCGCAAGATCGTCGATTCCGGAAAGCCGCTCTTGGGCATCTGCGTGGGCTGCCAGATCCTGCTGGACTACTCCGAGGAGAACGACACCCAGGCCCTGGGCATCGTCCCCGGCGCATGCGCCATGTTCAACCGGGCGCTGACCGAAGAGGACGGCGAGCCCATCCGCGTGCCGCACATGGGCTGGAACAAGATCAAGCTGGCCAAGCCCTGCGAGCTCTTCGAGGGCGTGGACGCCGACTCCGAATTCTATTTCGTGCACAGCTACTATCCCGTGCCCAAGGCCGAGTTCGTGCTGGGCACCACCTTCTACGGCATGGAGTTCTGCTCCGTGCACGGAAGGCCCGGCCTCTGGGCCGTGCAGTTCCACCCGGAGAAGTCCGGCCGCCCGGGACTTACGCTGCTCGCCAACTTCGCCAAATACTGCGGGGAGGCCTCCAATGCTCAGTAA
- a CDS encoding cysteine synthase, protein MAHPDILSLVGSTPLVAITRLNPNPGVALYAKLEAKNVGGSIKDRVALAMIDAAVESGELTPDKTVIEATSGNTGIGLAMVCAVKGYKLTLIMPASASEERKRIMRAYGAELLLTPGHMGTDGAIEEAYRLAREHPSRYVLMDQFNNPASIAAHYKGTGQEIWDQTEGRVTHVVATLGTSGTAMGIAKRLKELNPAVKVVAVEPRPGHRIQGLKNMQESYPPGIYDKRELGEVVRVEDEDAFDMARTLARQEGILAGMSGGAAMAAAVRLASEIESGVIVTILPDGGERYLSTELFATPEAKGVRLRCLSTGKPVHLRPGPAGFYTFGPSLDATGDAESWRRIVLLDVLARHIRSRGGEASVSAGLADLDDRALAGARAAKSSREIFAEKALQDLSALAGRLGATVSFPAASSGLERILEMTRALMRKGLCYEKLRSVYFDIARDKGYGVLSHANLGKLALGKTVDLAAYLKDHPQDFTLLKRVSLQDLKLGQVVQTEWGAVRPSWFMQMAVCALSGLPALSAVLGGEGHVFPHLENLRSIWSLAAGTRPEAWLVSGSVRGVDAEPDITDVARAVGGFRAARLWLLSVHYRRPLDASDKTLAMWAANWRKMREAAANLSHGASGAEQASPEALAAVEELRRELDSTLEDDLSLHHFWPKLFAFCRRANTSAVGKRAVPADAGAYLEGLKAVDTVLGVLDESLLPLARANWPVEAERLAGKREKARAAKDFNQADTLRAEIEALGLRLEDTPAGTRLYAAER, encoded by the coding sequence ATGGCACATCCGGACATTCTCTCCCTGGTGGGGTCGACGCCCCTGGTGGCGATCACGCGCTTGAACCCGAATCCGGGCGTAGCGCTCTACGCCAAGCTGGAAGCCAAGAACGTCGGCGGTTCCATCAAGGACAGGGTCGCCCTGGCCATGATCGACGCGGCCGTGGAATCCGGCGAGCTCACCCCGGACAAGACCGTCATCGAGGCGACGTCGGGCAACACCGGCATAGGCTTGGCCATGGTCTGCGCCGTCAAGGGCTACAAACTGACGCTCATCATGCCCGCCTCGGCCTCCGAGGAGCGCAAGCGCATCATGCGCGCCTACGGTGCCGAACTTCTGCTTACGCCGGGCCACATGGGCACGGACGGGGCCATCGAGGAGGCCTACCGCCTGGCCCGCGAGCACCCAAGCCGCTACGTGCTCATGGATCAGTTCAACAATCCCGCGAGCATAGCCGCCCACTATAAGGGCACCGGCCAGGAAATCTGGGACCAGACCGAGGGCCGCGTGACCCACGTGGTGGCCACGCTCGGCACATCGGGTACGGCCATGGGCATCGCCAAGAGGCTCAAGGAATTGAATCCCGCCGTCAAAGTCGTGGCGGTGGAGCCCAGGCCCGGGCACCGCATCCAGGGCCTCAAGAACATGCAGGAGTCCTACCCGCCGGGCATCTACGACAAGCGCGAGCTGGGCGAGGTGGTACGCGTCGAGGACGAGGACGCCTTCGACATGGCCCGCACTCTGGCCCGCCAGGAGGGCATCCTGGCCGGGATGAGCGGCGGCGCGGCCATGGCCGCGGCGGTGCGGCTGGCCTCGGAGATCGAATCCGGCGTGATCGTGACCATCCTGCCTGACGGCGGGGAGCGCTACCTCTCCACGGAGCTCTTCGCCACGCCCGAGGCCAAGGGCGTGCGCCTGCGCTGTCTCTCCACCGGCAAGCCGGTCCACTTGAGGCCCGGCCCGGCCGGATTCTACACCTTCGGGCCGAGCCTGGACGCCACGGGCGACGCCGAATCCTGGCGGCGCATCGTACTCCTGGACGTGCTGGCCCGGCACATCCGCTCGCGCGGCGGCGAGGCCTCCGTGTCGGCCGGACTGGCCGACCTGGACGACCGCGCCCTGGCCGGAGCCCGCGCCGCCAAATCGAGCCGCGAAATTTTCGCCGAAAAGGCCCTGCAGGATCTCTCCGCCCTGGCCGGAAGGCTCGGGGCCACGGTGTCCTTCCCGGCGGCCTCCTCGGGCCTTGAGCGCATCCTGGAGATGACCCGGGCGCTCATGCGCAAGGGCCTGTGCTACGAGAAGCTGCGCTCGGTCTATTTCGACATCGCCCGCGACAAGGGCTACGGCGTCCTCTCCCACGCCAACCTGGGCAAGCTGGCTCTGGGCAAGACCGTGGACCTGGCCGCCTATCTCAAGGACCATCCCCAGGACTTCACCCTGCTCAAGCGCGTGAGCCTGCAGGACCTCAAGCTCGGCCAGGTGGTGCAGACCGAATGGGGAGCCGTGCGCCCCAGCTGGTTCATGCAGATGGCCGTGTGCGCCCTGTCCGGGCTGCCCGCGCTCTCGGCGGTGCTGGGCGGGGAGGGGCACGTCTTCCCGCACCTGGAGAACCTGCGCTCCATCTGGAGCCTGGCCGCCGGGACCCGCCCCGAGGCGTGGCTGGTCAGCGGCTCCGTGCGAGGCGTGGACGCCGAGCCGGACATCACGGACGTGGCCCGGGCCGTGGGAGGCTTCCGGGCCGCTCGCCTGTGGCTCCTGTCCGTGCACTACCGCAGGCCCCTGGACGCCTCGGACAAGACACTGGCCATGTGGGCGGCCAACTGGCGCAAGATGCGCGAGGCTGCGGCCAACCTCTCTCACGGGGCGTCAGGAGCGGAACAGGCTTCGCCCGAGGCCCTCGCCGCCGTGGAGGAACTGCGCCGCGAGCTGGACTCCACCCTGGAGGACGACCTGAGCCTGCACCACTTCTGGCCCAAGCTTTTCGCCTTCTGCCGCCGGGCCAACACCAGCGCCGTGGGCAAGCGCGCCGTCCCGGCGGACGCCGGGGCGTATCTGGAAGGGCTCAAGGCCGTGGACACGGTGCTGGGAGTCCTGGACGAGTCGCTTCTGCCCTTGGCCCGGGCCAACTGGCCCGTGGAGGCGGAGAGGCTAGCCGGGAAGCGCGAGAAAGCCCGCGCCGCCAAGGATTTCAACCAGGCCGACACGTTGCGCGCAGAGATCGAGGCGTTGGGGCTGAGGCTTGAGGACACACCGGCCGGGACACGGCTGTACGCGGCGGAAAGATAA